Proteins from one Nicotiana tabacum cultivar K326 chromosome 23, ASM71507v2, whole genome shotgun sequence genomic window:
- the LOC107806930 gene encoding uncharacterized protein LOC107806930 — MGNCVFKGFGFREVDQEEEEKKMIKVVTSNGGIMELYAPITANCITNEFPGHAIYRSHDMFSPPLFHNEELQAGESYYLLPLLNHYNTKSKEEEEEKKSDNIITTCNGSNSGNLLPQATPYRMSCDNQKVLKRSSEAEIFPTYNSTGVWKVKLLISPQQLSEILSHEARTEALIESVRTVAKCGSGASTMNTPASYSDKWSFSSPGQV, encoded by the coding sequence ATGGGAAATTGTGTGTTCAAAGGGTTTGGTTTTAGAGAAGTtgatcaagaagaagaagaaaagaagatgaTAAAAGTGGTCACATCCAATGGTGGAATCATGGAGTTATATGCACCCATAACAGCCAACTGTATCACCAATGAATTCCCAGGCCATGCCATATATCGTAGCCATGACATGTTCTCTCCACCACTTTTTCACAATGAAGAACTTCAAGCTGGTGAATCATACTATCTCCTCCCTCTATTAAACCATTATAATACTaaatccaaagaagaagaagaagaaaaaaaaagtgacaaTATTATTACTACTTGTAATGGTAGTAATAGTGGTAATTTATTACCTCAGGCAACACCTTATAGGATGTCATGTGATAATCAGAAGGTGCTAAAGAGATCATCAGAAGCTGAGATATTTCCTACGTACAATAGTACTGGAGTGTGGAAGGTGAAATTACTAATAAGCCCTCAACAATTGTCTGAAATTTTGTCACATGAGGCACGTACAGAGGCACTAATAGAGAGTGTTAGGACTGTAGCCAAGTGTGGTTCTGGGGCTTCTACGATGAATACGCCTGCTTCTTATTCAGATAAATGGAGCTTTTCTAGTCCGGGACAGGTTTAA